One part of the Vogesella sp. LIG4 genome encodes these proteins:
- the flgG gene encoding flagellar basal-body rod protein FlgG — MNPAMWISKTGIQAEDARLQAIANNLANVNTVGFKRDRMVFQDLFYQVDQQPGAQNGANSSSPSGTQLGNGTRLVGTQKIFTTGNLQTTSQPLDVAIVGNGFLQVEMANGETGYTRAGQLQLNAEGRLVNAQGLPIQPDITIPANATAITIGEDGVVSVTQPGNAAPTEVGKLQLATFVNPTGLLALGDNLYKETAASGTPTVGAPGDGAIGKLKQGALEGSNVQVVEEMVDMIAAQRVYEMNTKVLSASDNMLQYLSQAAR; from the coding sequence ATGAATCCGGCAATGTGGATCAGCAAGACCGGCATCCAGGCGGAAGACGCCCGGCTGCAGGCCATCGCCAACAACCTGGCCAACGTCAACACCGTGGGCTTCAAGCGCGACCGCATGGTGTTCCAGGACCTGTTCTACCAGGTGGACCAGCAGCCTGGCGCGCAGAACGGCGCCAACAGCAGCTCGCCGTCCGGCACCCAGCTGGGCAACGGTACCCGCCTGGTGGGCACGCAGAAGATCTTCACCACCGGCAATCTGCAGACCACCAGCCAGCCGCTGGACGTGGCCATTGTCGGCAACGGCTTCCTGCAGGTGGAAATGGCCAATGGCGAAACCGGCTATACCCGCGCCGGCCAGCTGCAGCTGAATGCGGAAGGCCGCCTGGTGAACGCGCAGGGCCTGCCCATCCAGCCTGACATCACCATTCCGGCCAATGCCACCGCCATCACCATCGGTGAGGACGGCGTGGTGTCGGTGACCCAGCCGGGCAATGCCGCCCCCACCGAAGTGGGCAAGCTGCAGCTGGCTACCTTCGTGAACCCCACCGGCCTGCTGGCGCTGGGCGACAACCTGTACAAGGAAACCGCCGCCAGCGGCACGCCTACCGTGGGTGCGCCGGGCGATGGCGCCATCGGCAAGCTCAAGCAGGGCGCGCTGGAAGGCTCCAACGTGCAGGTGGTGGAGGAGATGGTGGACATGATCGCCGCGCAGCGCGTGTACGAGATGAACACCAAGGTACTGTCCGCCTCCGACAACATGCTGCAGTACCTGTCGCAAGCCGCACGATGA
- the flgH gene encoding flagellar basal body L-ring protein FlgH: MKRALSVLSLPLLLAACTGMQPPPGDGNYDPPVPKMALPHGQAGGVYTAAGGWSLIADQRAYRVGDVLTVLLQETTQASKSAGTTLDKNSSTSVQPAVVLGSSIKLDASLDAQRKFDGKGTSTQQNTLQGAITVVVQQVLPNGLMLVKGEKSVTLNQGEEVIRLAGYVRSDDIDNSNQVSSLRVANARIQYFGKGALADAGNPGWLTRFFNSPWMPF, from the coding sequence ATGAAGCGCGCGCTGTCCGTTCTGTCCCTGCCGCTGCTGCTGGCTGCCTGCACCGGCATGCAGCCGCCGCCGGGCGATGGTAACTACGACCCGCCGGTGCCGAAGATGGCGTTGCCGCACGGCCAGGCCGGCGGGGTGTATACCGCCGCCGGCGGCTGGTCGCTGATTGCCGACCAGCGCGCCTACCGCGTGGGCGACGTGCTCACCGTGCTGCTGCAGGAAACCACCCAGGCCAGCAAGTCGGCCGGTACCACGCTGGACAAGAACAGCTCCACCTCGGTACAGCCGGCGGTGGTGCTGGGCAGCAGCATCAAGCTGGATGCTTCGCTGGATGCGCAGCGCAAGTTCGACGGCAAGGGCACCAGCACGCAGCAGAACACGCTGCAGGGGGCGATTACCGTGGTGGTGCAGCAGGTGCTGCCCAACGGCCTGATGCTGGTGAAGGGCGAGAAGAGCGTCACCCTGAACCAGGGCGAGGAGGTGATCCGCCTGGCCGGCTATGTGCGCTCGGACGATATCGACAACAGTAACCAGGTGTCGTCGCTGCGGGTGGCCAATGCCCGCATCCAGTATTTCGGCAAGGGCGCGCTGGCCGATGCCGGCAACCCCGGCTGGCTGACGCGCTTCTTCAACAGCCCGTGGATGCCGTTCTGA
- a CDS encoding flagellar basal body P-ring protein FlgI, whose product MNISILKGGCLLLAGLLLAPLLAAQPLRNLVSVEGIRDNQLIGYGLVVGLAGSGDGSQAKYVGQSLTNLLQQFGLKLPPGTSATAKNTAAVMVSAVFPSGYSKGQIIDVTVSSLGDAKSLRGGTLLLTPLRGADGEVYALAQGNLVVPAVTAQGNSGSSVTVNLPTAGRIPRGASIEREIATDFDSKPTVKLSLKRPNFQTATNIVNALNRQFGHIASAHDATSVEVQAPADPTQRVAFVAKLNAMNVEVGADVSKVIFNTRTGTVVVGEGVRVHPAAVSHGVLKVVISEGYNVSQPGPLSNGTTTVTPSSSIKVEQGVGRMFKWPAGVSLQTIIDTVNSTGATPDDIMAILQALDEAGAIEGELVVI is encoded by the coding sequence ATGAACATTTCTATCCTGAAAGGCGGCTGCCTGCTGCTGGCCGGCCTGCTGCTGGCACCGCTGCTGGCGGCGCAGCCGCTGCGCAATCTGGTGAGCGTGGAAGGCATCCGCGACAACCAGCTGATCGGTTACGGCCTGGTGGTGGGGCTGGCCGGCAGCGGCGATGGCAGCCAGGCCAAGTATGTGGGCCAGTCGCTGACCAACCTGCTGCAGCAGTTCGGCCTCAAGTTGCCGCCGGGCACCTCGGCTACCGCCAAGAACACCGCGGCGGTGATGGTGAGCGCGGTGTTTCCCTCCGGCTACAGCAAGGGCCAGATCATCGACGTGACCGTGTCCTCGCTGGGCGATGCCAAGAGCCTGCGCGGCGGCACGCTGCTGCTGACGCCGCTGCGCGGCGCCGACGGCGAAGTGTATGCGCTGGCGCAGGGCAACCTGGTGGTGCCGGCGGTAACCGCGCAGGGCAATAGCGGCTCCAGCGTTACCGTCAACCTGCCCACCGCCGGGCGCATTCCGCGCGGCGCCAGCATCGAGCGCGAAATCGCCACCGATTTCGACAGCAAGCCCACGGTGAAGCTCAGCCTGAAGCGGCCCAATTTCCAGACCGCCACCAATATCGTCAACGCGCTGAACCGCCAGTTCGGCCACATCGCCAGCGCGCACGACGCCACCTCGGTGGAAGTGCAGGCGCCGGCCGACCCTACCCAGCGCGTGGCCTTCGTGGCCAAGCTCAACGCCATGAACGTGGAGGTGGGCGCGGATGTGTCCAAGGTGATCTTCAACACCCGCACCGGCACCGTGGTGGTGGGCGAGGGCGTGCGCGTGCACCCGGCGGCGGTGTCGCACGGTGTGCTCAAGGTGGTGATTTCGGAAGGCTACAACGTGAGCCAGCCCGGCCCGCTGTCCAATGGCACAACCACGGTGACGCCGTCTTCCAGCATCAAGGTGGAGCAGGGCGTTGGCCGCATGTTCAAGTGGCCGGCCGGCGTGAGCCTGCAGACCATCATCGATACCGTGAACAGTACCGGCGCCACGCCGGACGACATCATGGCGATCTTGCAGGCGCTGGACGAAGCGGGCGCCATCGAAGGCGAACTGGTGGTGATCTGA
- a CDS encoding rod-binding protein → MQQNFPQFPAAALPQQDPETNAAVAPASDAANPAYRKQVQDAAVKFEGMFVKQLLHQMRQSNEAFSDKDSIFSNQRDRDMLDFADGQVADSLASQRAFGIADLIVKQLLPGSKG, encoded by the coding sequence ATGCAACAGAATTTTCCGCAATTCCCCGCGGCCGCACTGCCGCAGCAGGACCCGGAGACAAATGCCGCAGTGGCGCCGGCCAGCGATGCGGCCAACCCTGCCTACCGCAAGCAGGTGCAGGACGCCGCGGTGAAGTTCGAAGGCATGTTCGTCAAGCAGCTGCTGCACCAGATGCGGCAGAGCAACGAGGCGTTCAGCGACAAGGACAGCATTTTCAGCAACCAGCGCGACCGCGACATGCTGGATTTCGCCGACGGCCAGGTGGCGGACAGTCTGGCATCGCAACGCGCCTTCGGCATTGCCGACCTGATCGTGAAACAGCTGTTGCCGGGCAGCAAGGGCTGA
- the flgK gene encoding flagellar hook-associated protein FlgK, whose product MSMINIALSGAVAAQAALNASSQNIANVMTPGYTRQGVLLAAQAPLQGGVAAAGSGVNVSALLRFSDSYKSQQLWSANSQLGTRDTVQPYLSQLEQVMGSSTASINVGLDGFFKALNAASVDPSSSPLRQQVLTSAGALAQNFNTMAQVLANQRISVDAQRSSMVTQINAYSTAIAKYNQEISLAQANGDNASGLIDQRDQSIDQLAKLVGVQVVNQADGARNVSLLNGQPLVAGNTAGVMAVQSSPSGAQVLTLQFAKENFVLPDSQLGGAMGGLGSLEQQTLLPMLQSLSDMASGLATAVNNQLAAGFTPAGNPGQPLFLPAVPGSSNLLSVDTSLQAQDLAFAGSATTPGDSSNLLQIIGLRGSTMTVSGLGPVTLGDAYTQLMGNLGTQSQQNQTALTTAQTVRNQTEENWKSTSGVSQDEEATNLVQFQQMYQANMKVIAVANQLFDSTLAMMG is encoded by the coding sequence ATGAGCATGATCAATATCGCGCTGTCCGGCGCCGTGGCGGCCCAGGCCGCACTGAACGCCAGCAGCCAGAACATCGCCAACGTGATGACGCCCGGCTATACCCGCCAGGGTGTGTTGCTGGCGGCGCAGGCGCCGCTGCAGGGCGGTGTCGCCGCTGCCGGCAGCGGTGTCAATGTCAGCGCCCTGCTGCGCTTCTCCGACAGTTACAAGAGCCAGCAGCTGTGGAGCGCCAACTCGCAGCTGGGCACGCGCGACACCGTGCAGCCCTATCTGTCGCAGCTGGAGCAGGTGATGGGCAGCAGCACCGCCAGCATCAACGTGGGGCTGGACGGCTTTTTCAAGGCGCTGAACGCCGCCAGCGTGGACCCGTCGTCCAGCCCGCTGCGCCAGCAGGTGCTGACCTCGGCCGGCGCGCTGGCGCAGAACTTCAACACCATGGCGCAGGTGCTGGCCAACCAGCGCATCTCGGTGGATGCGCAGCGCAGCAGCATGGTGACGCAGATCAACGCCTACAGCACCGCCATTGCCAAGTACAACCAGGAAATCAGCCTGGCGCAGGCCAATGGCGACAATGCCTCCGGCCTGATCGACCAGCGCGACCAGAGCATCGACCAGCTGGCCAAGCTGGTCGGCGTGCAGGTGGTGAACCAGGCCGATGGCGCGCGCAATGTGTCGCTGCTCAACGGCCAGCCGCTGGTGGCCGGCAACACCGCCGGCGTCATGGCGGTGCAAAGCTCGCCCAGCGGCGCCCAGGTGCTGACGCTGCAGTTCGCCAAGGAAAACTTCGTGCTGCCCGACAGCCAGCTGGGCGGCGCCATGGGCGGCCTGGGTTCGCTGGAGCAGCAGACGCTGCTGCCCATGCTGCAGTCGCTGAGCGATATGGCCTCCGGGCTGGCCACCGCGGTCAACAACCAGTTGGCCGCAGGCTTCACCCCGGCCGGCAACCCGGGCCAGCCGCTGTTCCTGCCGGCAGTGCCCGGCAGCAGCAATCTGCTGAGCGTGGATACCAGCCTGCAGGCGCAGGACCTGGCGTTTGCCGGCTCCGCCACCACGCCAGGCGACAGCAGCAACCTGCTGCAGATCATCGGCCTGCGCGGCTCGACCATGACGGTGAGCGGCCTGGGGCCGGTGACGCTGGGCGACGCCTACACCCAGCTGATGGGCAACCTGGGTACCCAGAGCCAGCAGAACCAGACCGCGCTGACCACCGCGCAGACCGTGCGCAATCAGACGGAAGAAAACTGGAAGTCCACCAGCGGGGTGAGCCAGGACGAGGAAGCCACCAACCTGGTGCAGTTCCAGCAGATGTACCAGGCCAACATGAAAGTCATTGCCGTGGCCAACCAGCTGTTCGACAGCACGCTGGCCATGATGGGTTAA
- a CDS encoding flagellar biosynthesis protein FlgL, translating into MRIASTQYSATMNQALQLASSGMADLMQQMATGQRILRPSDEPVTSVRLARLEREDAALSQYRDNISALKTRLTKNEALMDGMVKDMQQARDQLVWASDSGGNSNADVAAMASTLVALRDSLYYSTNSRDDEGHYLFSGTASNQPAATFNAVAPAGSRYAFGGNTNAQLVMVGNGVTQAANVSLDEMATLLNQLDSTIATLQSPALNISNPATQANITASLNLVDSTMNSVSAKIALQGGAQNTLQTLDGNHANVSLSNQQAALSLGQLDYGKASVELNGYTTAVQATQKVYGRVSQLSLFNAL; encoded by the coding sequence ATGCGTATCGCCAGCACACAGTACAGCGCCACCATGAACCAGGCCCTGCAGCTTGCCAGCTCGGGTATGGCCGACCTGATGCAGCAGATGGCCACCGGGCAGCGCATCCTGCGCCCGTCGGACGAACCGGTAACCAGCGTGCGCCTGGCGCGGCTGGAGCGTGAGGATGCGGCGCTGTCGCAGTACCGCGACAACATCAGCGCGCTGAAGACCCGCCTCACCAAGAACGAGGCACTGATGGACGGCATGGTGAAGGACATGCAGCAGGCGCGCGACCAGCTGGTGTGGGCGTCCGACAGCGGCGGCAACAGCAATGCCGACGTGGCGGCCATGGCCAGCACCCTGGTGGCGCTGCGCGACAGCCTCTACTACAGCACCAACAGCCGCGACGACGAAGGCCACTACCTGTTTTCCGGCACCGCCAGCAATCAGCCGGCGGCAACCTTCAACGCCGTGGCGCCGGCGGGCAGCCGCTACGCTTTCGGCGGCAATACCAATGCCCAGCTGGTGATGGTGGGCAATGGCGTGACCCAGGCGGCCAACGTCAGCCTGGACGAGATGGCAACCCTGCTGAACCAGCTGGACAGCACCATCGCCACGCTGCAGTCGCCCGCGCTCAACATCAGCAACCCGGCCACCCAGGCCAATATCACGGCCAGCCTGAACCTGGTGGACAGCACCATGAACTCGGTATCGGCCAAGATCGCGCTGCAGGGCGGTGCGCAGAACACGCTGCAGACCCTGGACGGCAACCACGCCAACGTCAGTCTTTCCAACCAGCAGGCGGCGCTGAGCCTGGGGCAGCTGGACTACGGGAAGGCGTCGGTGGAACTCAATGGCTACACCACCGCGGTACAGGCGACACAGAAGGTGTACGGCCGCGTCAGCCAGCTGTCGCTGTTCAACGCACTGTAA
- the cysB gene encoding HTH-type transcriptional regulator CysB encodes MKLQQLRYLVEVAKQGLNVSEAAEKLHTSQPGISKQIRLLEDELGIQVFIRNGKRVVAVSEPGKEVLRISERILREAQNLKRVGEEFSREAEGSLTIATTHTQARYALPKVISAFVQRYPKVRLSIKQGSPTQICDMVVSGEADLAIATEGISLYKELAMLPCYQWNRSVVAPQGHPLFLLERELTLADIASYPIITYDFAFAGRSKINQSFHDAGLSPNVVLTAIDTDVIKTYVRLGLGIGIIASMAFEPAQDQGLAALDAGHLFESSTTKIGLRKDAYLRGYAYTFIELFAPHLTRKAVDGALHHSEEEV; translated from the coding sequence ATGAAACTCCAGCAACTGCGCTATCTGGTGGAAGTCGCCAAGCAGGGCCTGAACGTATCGGAAGCTGCCGAGAAGCTGCATACCTCGCAGCCCGGCATTTCCAAGCAGATCCGCCTGCTGGAGGACGAACTGGGCATCCAGGTGTTCATCCGCAACGGCAAGCGCGTGGTGGCGGTATCGGAGCCCGGCAAGGAGGTGCTGCGCATCTCGGAGCGCATCCTGCGCGAGGCACAGAACCTCAAGCGCGTGGGCGAGGAGTTTTCGCGCGAGGCGGAAGGTTCGCTGACCATCGCCACCACCCACACCCAGGCACGCTATGCGCTGCCGAAAGTGATCAGCGCCTTCGTGCAGCGCTACCCCAAGGTGCGGCTGTCGATCAAACAGGGCAGCCCTACGCAGATCTGCGACATGGTGGTATCCGGCGAGGCCGACCTGGCCATCGCCACCGAGGGCATCTCGCTGTACAAGGAACTGGCGATGCTGCCCTGCTACCAGTGGAACCGCAGCGTGGTGGCACCGCAGGGGCACCCGCTGTTCTTGCTGGAGCGCGAACTCACCCTGGCCGACATCGCCAGCTACCCCATCATCACCTACGATTTCGCCTTTGCCGGCCGCTCCAAGATCAACCAGTCGTTCCACGACGCCGGCCTCAGCCCCAATGTGGTGCTTACCGCCATCGATACCGACGTGATCAAGACCTATGTGCGCCTGGGACTGGGCATCGGCATCATCGCCAGCATGGCGTTCGAGCCGGCGCAGGATCAAGGGTTGGCCGCACTGGATGCCGGCCACCTGTTCGAATCGTCCACCACCAAGATCGGCCTGCGCAAGGATGCCTACCTGCGCGGCTACGCCTATACCTTCATCGAGCTGTTTGCCCCGCACCTGACACGCAAGGCGGTGGACGGCGCGCTGCATCACAGCGAAGAGGAAGTGTAG
- a CDS encoding phosphoadenylyl-sulfate reductase — MSLADKLAHTEALLKEIAAKHGKVALANSFGAEDMVLTHLIATLQLPIGIFSLDTGRLPVETYDLMQKVGERYPANPVRVYYPDAAALEAYVNQNGINAFYNSVELRKGCCHIRKIEPLKRALSGLEGWITGLRRQQSQTRVDLPEAEFDADNGLMKFNPLLDWTEKEVWEYIRANDVPYNSLHDKHVPSIGCAPCTRPIAVGEDIRAGRWWWENPDSKECGLHVKASPLKRPA; from the coding sequence ATGAGCCTTGCCGACAAGCTCGCCCATACCGAAGCGTTGCTGAAAGAAATCGCCGCCAAGCACGGCAAGGTGGCGCTGGCCAACAGTTTTGGTGCCGAGGACATGGTGCTGACGCACCTGATCGCTACCCTGCAGCTGCCTATCGGCATCTTCAGCCTGGACACCGGCCGCCTGCCGGTGGAAACCTATGACCTGATGCAGAAGGTGGGCGAACGCTACCCGGCCAACCCGGTGCGTGTGTACTACCCGGATGCCGCCGCGCTGGAAGCCTATGTGAACCAGAACGGCATCAATGCCTTCTACAATAGCGTGGAGCTGCGCAAGGGCTGCTGCCACATCCGCAAGATCGAACCACTCAAGCGTGCGCTGTCCGGGCTGGAAGGCTGGATCACCGGCCTGCGCCGCCAGCAGTCGCAGACCCGTGTCGACCTGCCGGAAGCCGAATTCGACGCCGACAACGGCCTGATGAAGTTCAACCCGCTGCTGGACTGGACCGAAAAAGAAGTGTGGGAATACATCCGCGCCAATGACGTGCCGTACAACAGCCTGCACGACAAGCACGTGCCGTCCATCGGCTGTGCGCCCTGTACCCGCCCGATCGCGGTGGGCGAGGATATCCGTGCCGGCCGCTGGTGGTGGGAAAACCCCGACAGCAAGGAGTGCGGCCTGCACGTGAAGGCCAGCCCGCTCAAGCGCCCCGCTTAA
- a CDS encoding nitrite/sulfite reductase produces the protein MYKYDEVDHRLVRERVAQFRDQTRRFLAGELSEDEFRPLRLMNGLYVQRHAPMLRVAIPYGHLNSTQLRKLAHIARTYDRGYGHFTTRQNMQFNWPALETVPDILGELAEVEMHAIQTSGNCVRNTTTDAFAGVAADELIDPRAYCEIIRQWSTLHPEFAYLPRKFKIAVSGSLEDRAASWVHDIGLHVVRNEAGEVGFRVIVGGGLGRTPMVGKAVREFLPTRHLLTYLDAVLRVYNRFGRRDNKYKARIKILVQAMTVEAFAAKVEDEWLHLKDGPSTLSDADVAYYAAFFTDPAYQALAANPADFVAKQQGELAFSRWLERNTHAHKQSGYRSVVLSLKKTGVPPGDITAEQMDVAADMADRYSFGELRVAHEQNLILPDVRESDLYQVWQLAKEHGFATPNIGLLTDIVCCPGGDFCSLANARSIPVAEAIQRKFDDLDYLFDLGEIDCNFSGCMNACGHHHIGNIGILGVDKNGEEWYQITLGGSQGNQAAIGKVIGPSFAQADVPTAFEKIMKLYLEQRLAGERFIETVRRIGLDPFKERVYAKLD, from the coding sequence ATGTACAAGTACGATGAAGTGGACCACCGCCTGGTGCGTGAGCGGGTTGCCCAGTTCCGCGACCAGACCCGGCGTTTCCTGGCCGGCGAGCTGAGCGAGGACGAATTCCGCCCGCTGCGCCTGATGAACGGCCTGTATGTTCAGCGCCATGCGCCGATGCTGCGTGTCGCCATTCCCTATGGCCACCTCAACAGCACCCAGCTGCGCAAGCTGGCGCACATCGCCCGTACCTACGACCGCGGCTACGGCCACTTCACCACCCGGCAGAACATGCAGTTCAACTGGCCGGCGCTGGAAACCGTGCCCGACATCCTCGGCGAGCTGGCCGAAGTGGAAATGCACGCCATCCAGACCTCCGGCAACTGTGTGCGCAACACCACCACCGACGCCTTCGCCGGCGTGGCCGCCGACGAGCTGATCGACCCGCGCGCCTACTGCGAGATCATCCGCCAGTGGAGCACGCTGCATCCCGAGTTCGCCTACCTGCCGCGCAAGTTCAAGATCGCGGTGTCCGGCAGCCTGGAAGACCGTGCCGCCAGCTGGGTGCACGATATCGGCCTGCACGTGGTACGCAACGAAGCCGGTGAAGTCGGCTTCCGCGTGATCGTGGGCGGCGGCCTGGGCCGCACTCCGATGGTGGGCAAGGCGGTGCGCGAGTTCCTGCCGACCCGCCATCTGCTGACCTACCTGGATGCCGTGTTGCGCGTGTACAACCGCTTCGGCCGCCGCGACAACAAGTACAAGGCACGTATCAAGATCCTGGTGCAGGCAATGACCGTGGAAGCGTTCGCCGCCAAGGTGGAAGACGAATGGCTGCACCTGAAGGATGGCCCGTCCACCCTCAGCGATGCCGACGTGGCCTACTACGCCGCCTTCTTCACTGACCCGGCCTACCAGGCGCTTGCGGCCAACCCTGCCGACTTCGTGGCCAAACAGCAGGGTGAGCTAGCGTTCTCCCGCTGGCTGGAGCGCAATACCCACGCCCACAAGCAGTCGGGCTACCGCTCCGTGGTGCTGTCGCTGAAGAAGACCGGCGTACCGCCGGGCGACATCACCGCCGAGCAGATGGACGTGGCCGCCGACATGGCCGACCGCTACAGCTTTGGCGAACTGCGCGTGGCGCACGAGCAGAACCTGATCCTGCCGGATGTGCGCGAAAGCGACCTGTACCAGGTGTGGCAGCTGGCGAAGGAACATGGCTTCGCCACCCCGAACATCGGCCTGCTCACCGACATCGTGTGCTGCCCGGGCGGCGACTTCTGTTCGCTGGCCAATGCCCGCTCCATTCCGGTGGCCGAGGCGATCCAGCGCAAGTTCGACGACCTGGACTACCTGTTCGACCTGGGCGAGATCGACTGCAACTTCTCCGGCTGCATGAACGCCTGTGGCCACCACCACATCGGCAACATCGGCATTCTCGGCGTCGACAAGAACGGCGAGGAGTGGTACCAGATCACGCTGGGCGGCAGCCAGGGCAACCAGGCCGCCATCGGCAAGGTGATCGGCCCGTCGTTTGCCCAGGCCGACGTACCGACCGCGTTTGAAAAAATCATGAAGCTTTACCTTGAGCAGCGTCTCGCAGGTGAGCGTTTTATCGAGACCGTGCGCCGTATCGGCCTGGATCCGTTCAAGGAGCGTGTATATGCAAAACTTGATTAA
- a CDS encoding DUF934 domain-containing protein: MQNLIKQGALVADDSWQLLRDAEASFAPGDDVILPLARFLQVAAAGHQGGLAVLLSPDSDPLALQPHLASLQLIAVDFPAFADGRGYSIARILRERLGYGGELRAVGDVLRDQLSYMAQVGFDAFAIREDRSAAEALDGLADFSEQYQGTVLKPVPLLKRRVSN; encoded by the coding sequence ATGCAAAACTTGATTAAGCAGGGCGCCCTGGTCGCCGACGACAGCTGGCAGCTGCTGCGCGATGCCGAGGCAAGCTTTGCCCCCGGCGATGACGTGATCCTGCCGCTGGCGCGTTTTCTGCAGGTGGCCGCCGCCGGTCACCAGGGCGGGCTGGCAGTGCTGCTGTCGCCCGACAGCGACCCGCTGGCGCTGCAGCCGCATCTGGCCAGCCTGCAGCTGATCGCCGTCGACTTCCCGGCGTTTGCCGACGGCCGTGGCTACAGCATTGCGCGCATTCTGCGCGAACGTTTGGGCTATGGCGGGGAACTCCGCGCAGTTGGCGATGTCTTGCGCGATCAGCTGTCGTATATGGCGCAGGTAGGCTTTGACGCTTTTGCCATCCGCGAGGATCGCTCAGCGGCAGAGGCGCTGGACGGCTTGGCCGATTTTAGTGAACAGTACCAGGGGACCGTACTCAAACCGGTACCGTTGCTTAAACGGCGTGTTTCGAATTGA
- a CDS encoding OmpA family protein codes for MKKSIKLSALLASLLVSTAAMAAANQGYSVDGQNTNVIKNAYGECWRLPTTYDKARDGLVECGDREAPKPVVAAPAPAPAPAPAPAAPQYVTKNVSLSAEGLFQFNSAKIIEGNQQLNDLANSLKSDNQLKSVTITGHTDYLGSAKYNQALSEKRANAVKDYFVSAGVPSDKITAIGKGESEAKLTAECTAKKFKKRADLIACLAGDRRFDVTVETAKQEQVK; via the coding sequence ATGAAAAAATCGATCAAACTGAGCGCCCTGCTTGCCTCCCTGCTGGTGTCTACTGCTGCGATGGCTGCAGCAAACCAAGGCTATTCCGTTGATGGCCAGAACACCAACGTTATCAAGAACGCATACGGCGAATGCTGGCGTCTGCCGACCACCTACGACAAGGCCCGTGACGGTCTGGTTGAGTGTGGCGATCGCGAAGCACCGAAGCCGGTAGTTGCTGCTCCGGCCCCGGCTCCGGCCCCGGCTCCGGCTCCGGCTGCTCCGCAGTACGTGACCAAGAACGTAAGCCTGTCCGCTGAAGGCCTGTTCCAGTTCAACAGCGCCAAGATCATCGAAGGCAACCAGCAGCTGAACGACCTGGCCAACAGCCTGAAGTCCGACAACCAGCTGAAGTCCGTGACCATCACCGGCCACACCGACTACCTGGGTTCCGCCAAGTACAACCAGGCCCTGTCCGAGAAGCGTGCCAACGCTGTTAAGGACTACTTCGTATCCGCTGGTGTACCGTCCGACAAGATCACTGCCATCGGCAAGGGCGAGTCCGAAGCCAAGCTGACCGCAGAATGCACCGCCAAGAAGTTCAAGAAGCGTGCTGACCTGATCGCTTGCCTGGCCGGCGACCGTCGTTTCGACGTAACTGTTGAAACCGCCAAGCAGGAACAAGTGAAGTAA
- a CDS encoding bifunctional riboflavin kinase/FAD synthetase, whose translation MRAFLGSPCRFDLPPCALTIGNFDGVHLGHQRMLARLREEANARGLPTALLTFEPHPREFFAKGQPPARLSVLRDKLQFLAQGDLVDYVFIYRFNHAFSRMAAEDFVQQVLLQELKTRYLLIGDDFQFGADRRGDFALLQSCGDFVIEAMPSVLVAGERASSTLVRERLAAGDLDSAARLLGRPYQVSGKVMHGQKLGRTIGFPTANVHLPHRRPPLEGVFVVQVDTPAGRLGGVASLGKNPTVTDSQHYKLEVYLFDFQGDLYGQRLTVHFLHKLRDEQRFNDLNELVAQIEHDAASARTYLNSLQRDQA comes from the coding sequence ATGCGTGCGTTTCTGGGAAGCCCTTGCCGTTTCGACCTGCCGCCCTGTGCCTTGACCATAGGCAACTTCGATGGCGTGCACCTGGGGCATCAGCGCATGCTGGCTCGGCTGCGCGAGGAAGCGAATGCGCGTGGCCTGCCCACCGCGCTGCTGACCTTCGAGCCGCATCCACGTGAATTCTTTGCCAAGGGCCAGCCGCCGGCGCGTCTTTCCGTGCTGCGCGACAAGCTGCAGTTCCTCGCCCAGGGCGATCTGGTTGACTACGTTTTTATCTACCGCTTCAACCATGCGTTCTCGCGCATGGCAGCGGAAGACTTCGTGCAGCAGGTGCTGCTGCAGGAGCTGAAAACCCGCTACCTGCTGATCGGTGACGATTTCCAGTTCGGCGCAGACCGCAGGGGCGACTTTGCCTTGCTGCAGTCGTGCGGCGACTTCGTCATCGAGGCGATGCCGTCGGTGCTGGTGGCCGGTGAGCGCGCCTCCAGCACCCTGGTGCGCGAAAGGTTGGCCGCAGGCGACCTGGATAGCGCCGCGCGCCTGCTGGGGCGCCCCTATCAGGTGTCCGGCAAGGTGATGCATGGCCAGAAGCTGGGGCGCACCATCGGTTTCCCCACCGCCAACGTACACTTGCCGCACCGCCGCCCGCCGCTGGAAGGCGTGTTCGTGGTGCAGGTGGATACCCCGGCCGGGCGACTGGGCGGCGTGGCCAGCCTGGGCAAGAATCCTACCGTGACCGATAGCCAGCACTACAAGCTGGAGGTCTACCTGTTCGACTTCCAGGGTGATCTGTACGGCCAGCGTCTGACCGTGCATTTCCTGCACAAGCTGCGGGACGAACAGCGCTTTAACGATTTGAACGAGCTGGTGGCGCAGATCGAACACGACGCCGCCAGTGCCAGAACCTATTTGAACAGTTTGCAACGAGACCAGGCATGA